In Desulfotignum phosphitoxidans DSM 13687, a single window of DNA contains:
- a CDS encoding DUF6506 family protein, giving the protein MALKAAFIFLAPGVDPDKDRQTVMTPQVELTAVAAGSYKEAQALAVNLVEEGIEAIELCGGFGNTGAALIAEAVAGKAAVGVVRFDGHPGLEGKSGDMLFK; this is encoded by the coding sequence ATGGCTTTAAAAGCTGCATTTATTTTTTTGGCACCAGGGGTTGATCCTGATAAAGATCGGCAGACCGTGATGACACCCCAGGTAGAATTAACTGCTGTTGCAGCCGGCAGCTATAAAGAGGCGCAGGCACTTGCAGTAAATCTGGTTGAAGAAGGCATTGAGGCTATTGAATTGTGCGGCGGCTTCGGCAACACGGGTGCAGCACTCATTGCAGAGGCGGTGGCCGGGAAAGCGGCTGTGGGCGTGGTCCGTTTTGACGGCCATCCGGGTCTTGAAGGGAAAAGCGGAGATATGCTGTTCAAATGA